The Starkeya sp. ORNL1 DNA window TATCACCGCTTCAGCGAGGATGTGGACCTGCTGGCGAATGGCGGCCTTGCAGCCTATCGCTTCTCTATTGCCTGGCCGCGGGTGATGCCGGAGGGCACCGGCGCGGTGAATGCTGCCGGCCTCGACTTCTATGACCGGCTCGTCGACCGACTGCTCGCCAAAGGCGTCGAGCCCTGGGCCTGCCTCTATCATTGGGACCTGCCGCAGGCGCTGGACGCCGCCGGCGGCTGGCACAATCGCGACATCGCCTTGTGGTTCGCGGACTATGCGCGCGCCACCACCGCCCGGCTCGGCGATCGCGTGAAGCACTGGGCGATGCTGAACGAACCCTCGGTGCATGCCATTTTCGGCCATGCCTATGGCAACCACGCCCCCGGCAGGACCGGCTGGCAGAGCTTCATCAAGGCGCAGCACCACCAGAACCTCGCGCAGGGCACGGCGATCCGCGCGCTCCGGGCCGAACGCAGCGGGCTCGATCTCGGTACCGTGCTCTCGCTCCAGCCTGTGCATCCCGCCAGCGAGCGCCGGGAAGACGCCGAGGCTGCCACCCGCTTCGACGCCGCCTGGAACGGAGCGAATCTCGACCCGCTGTTCCATGGCCGCTATCCGGATGTCCTTGGCGCCGATTTCGAGCCCGTGGTGCGTGCCGAGGATTGGGCCAATATCCAGCAGAAGATCGACTTTCTCGGCGTGAACTATTATGGCCGCGCCCACATCGTCGCCGATCCGAACAATGTGCTTGCCGGCGCCGGCTTCGGCCCGCTGCCGCCCAATATGCCGACCACCGCCATGGGCTGGCCGGTGGAACCGGACGGCATGGTCGAGATATTGGGCCGGCTACGCGACCAGTACGGCAACCCGCCGGTCTACATCACCGAGAATGGCGCCTGCTATGACGACCCCGCTCCCGCCGGCGGCACGGTGGCGGACGCGCCGCGCGTCGAATTCCTGCGCCAGCATCTCCTCGCCGCCGAGCGCGCGATAAAAGAAGGCTGTGCTCTGAAGGGCTATTTCGCCTGGTCGCTGCTCGACAATTTCGAATGGGCGGAGGGTTTGCGCCGGCGCTTTGGCATCGTCCATGTCGATTTCGCCACCGGTACCCGCACGCCGAAAGCCTCCTATGCTTTCCTTTCTTCCGTCGCGAAAGGGTAAATCGGCGGTGGAATTCGCGCCGCTGGCCCGCTTTGTGATAGGAACGTCGCAGAGATAGGTTTCGTTCGGCGATTCAGAATACCCGTTCCCTCATCCGAGCAGGCGCATGCAGAGCGACGATCCCCGCGTTATCGAAATCATCGACTTCATTGCCGACGAGGCGGGCGTCGACAAAACCCTCTTCACTGCCGAAACGCCGGTCGCGGACCTCGGCATCTCCTCGCTCGACCTGATCGAGACCATCTTCAAGCTGGAAAGCCGCTTCGGCATCGAGATACCGAATGACGGCCCGCTCAACGGCAACGGTGTCACCGTCGGTACGCTGGTCGAGCACGTCGCCGAACTTCTGAACGCCCAACAGCCGCGCACCGCCTGATGACCAGACGCGTCGCGATCACCGGCCTTGGCGCCCTCTCTGCGCTGGGAGCAAACGTCGCGGACCATCTCGCCGGCCTGAAGGCCGGCACGGTCGGTATCGGCCCCGCCCGGCACGTCAATGCCGAAGGCCTCAAGACCAAGGTCTATGCGGAAGTCCATGACTTCCAGCCCGAGGCGCATTTCGACGGGCGGCAGCTCGGCCTGATGGACCGCGCCGCGCAGCTCGCCGTGGTGACGGCCCGCGAGGCATTGAAGGATGCCGGCCCGGCGCTGGAAGGCGTGCCGCTGGAAAAGGCGGGCGCCATCTTCTCCGCCGCCATCGGCTACAACACCATGGAGGAGGGCTACCAGAAGCTCTATCTCCAGAATGCGCTGCGGCCGCACCCCTTCACCGTGCCGCGCGCCATGCCGAATGGACCTGTGGCCAATGTCACCATGGATCTCGGCATCCATGGCCCGGCCTTCGCCATCGCCTCGGCCTGCTCCTCCGGCGCGCATTCCATCGGCGTCGCCTTCCAGATGGTGCGCTCCGGCATGCTCGATGTCGCGGTGGCCGGCGGCTCGGAAGCCCCCCTCACCTTCGGCATGATGAAGAGCTGGGAAGCGCTGCGCGTGCTGTCCTCCGAGGGTTGCCGGCCATTCTCTAGGGACCGCAGCGGCTTGGTGCTCGGCGAGGGCGCCGCGAGCGTGGTGCTGGAGGATTATGAGCGCGCGGTGGCGCGCGGCGCCACCATCCATGCCGAGCTGACCGGCTTCGGCATGAGCGCCGACGGGCTCGACATGACGGCGCCGGACGCCACCAGCGCCGCGCGGGCCATGCAGTTCGCGCTGAAGGATGCCGGGTTGGCACCGGGCGATGTCGATTACGTCAATGCCCACGGTACCGCGACGCCGCTGAACGACCGCACCGAGACCATCGCGCTGCGCACTGTGTTCGGCGACCATCTGGCGAAGCTGCCGGTGTCCTCGACCAAATCCATGTACGGCCATTGCATGAGCGCGGCCGGCGCGCTGGACCTGGTCGCCACCGTGCTGGCGCTGCGCGAAGGCTTCCTGCCGCCGACCATGGGCTATCGCGAGCCGGATCCGGAGTGCGACATCGATTGTGTGCCCAACGCGATGCGCGAAGCGCCGATCCGCAATGCCATCTCCAACGCGTTTGCGTTCGGTGGGCTGAACGCCGTGCTGGCGGTGCGGCGGGCGTAGCTATCATTCAATGCACCCTCATCCCCGGGCTCGACCCGGGGATCCAGTCCTTTCCGCGTGTGCCCGGCCCGAAGTCTGGATCCCCGGGTCAAGTGTAAAGACCGGAGACACCCCTGACAGGTGTTCGGAGACATGCCTGACAGTCAGGGCGGGTCGTGTGGGGGCTTTTTGAGGTCGATGGTTGTGATTCTGGTGGCGCCGAAGCAGACGGCATAAAGGCCGTCGCGCTTGTGCGGGCGGATGGCGAGGAGTTCGCCGCGGAACGCCTTGGGCACCTTCCAGAGCCGGTTGTTGAAGCCGACATAGGCCTTGGTGGTGCCGACCCGGCGGACGATCTCGGCGCTGTCATAGTGCGGTGTGGGCAGGCGCTCCGGGAAGGGCCGCGGCGAGGGTCGGTAGCGGCTGGCCGGCACGGCGAGGCCGATCCCCTGGTGCGGGCGGACATGGTTGTAGTCCTCGCGCCAGGCTTCGAGCGCGGCCTGGGCCTGATCGAGGCCGCGCAGGATGGCGAGGTCGAACACCTCGTCGGCAAGGCTGCGGTGGAAGCGCTCGTTCTTGCCGCGGCCCTGCGGGTGGTGGGGACGGGCCGGAATGGTGCGGATGCCGAGCTTGAGCAGCCAGACCCGCAGCGGCGTCCACTGCCCCGGGCGGCCGCCGCCCCAAGGCGCGCCATTGTCGACATAGATGGCCTGCGGCAGGCCGTGGCGGCGCAGCGCCGGCTCCAGCCGGGCGCGCACCGTGGCGGTCTGTTCGTCGGCGCACGCCTCCAGCACCACGGCGTAGCGCGAATGATCGTCGATCACCGTCAGCGTATGGCACCACGTGCCGCAGGCGAGTTGCACCCGCCCCTTGAAATCCATCTGCCACAGCTCGTTCGGCGTCGCCCGCTCGAACCGGCCATAGGCCTGCGGCCGGCGCGCGGCCGGCGCGATCCGGTCATGGCGGGCCAGCACCGCATGCACCGTCGAGGGGGCCGCCGCGTCCTCCAGCAGCCGCGCCAGCTTGCGCGCGCCCCACGCCGGATGGGCATCGCGCAGCGCCAGGATCCGGGCCTCCAGATCCGCCGCGCTACGCCGCGGGCTCGCATGCGGGCGCCGCGAGCGCTCCGTCAGCGCCTCGCCGGCGCGGTAGCGGCGCAGCCACACATAGCCGGTCTGCCGGCTGATCCCGAAGCCCGCGCACAGCGCCGAGACGTTTGCCCCCTCAAGGCTCGCCAGCAAACAGAACTCCCGCCGCTGATCCGCCACAGATGCCTCCCGCCAGACCATCCCGACCTCCCAGGGCCAAAAGCCCCAAAAGTGTCAGGCATGTCTCCGAACACCTGTCAGCCATGTATCCAGAACAAACATCAAGCCCGGGGATGAGGGTCAACTAGGTTGGCGAGGTCTCCACCTGGAACCCCGCCTCCAGCCAATCTCCGAGCCCGACAACCTCCCCCTTCAACCCCGCCAGCCATTCCCGGCAGAAGCCGGCGATCTCGCGCGGCAGGCGGCCGAGTTCGTTGCGGCGCGCGATCAAGGTGAGATGCCGCGCAACGCCCGGCCCCGGCAGTGGGCGGCAGGCCAGCCCATCGAGGGGTACCGCGGCCTCGATGATGCAGAGCGGGGTGGTGATGGCGAAGCCGGCGCCGCTCGCGACGCTCGCGGTGACGCCATAGGGCGTGTCGAACTCCAATCGGCGCGGCAGGTCGAGCCTGAGGCGCCGCAGATGCCGCTCCACCTCCATGCCGGTCACCGAGCGGGCGCTGAAGCGCACCAGCGGGGTCGAAGCCGCCTGCGCTTCGAGGTCGGTGGCACGGCTCGGCGGCGGCAGGTCGGCCGGCATCAGCAGCACATACGGCTCGGTGAGCAGCGGCCAGCGCTCCAGCCCCTCGATATCGTCGAGATCGCCGGCTCCGACCAGCAGGTCGAGCTGCCGGGTCAGCAGCGCGCTGACATGCGAGGCGGTGAGGCCGGAGAGGATGGAGACCTGGTCCGCCATCGTACCCAGCCGCCCGGCCAGCGGCGCCATCAGCGCGCGGGAGAGCGAATCCACCAGGCCGACCCGCAGCAAGGGCAGCAGGCTGCTGCCGGTCTCGCGCAGCAGCGGGGCGATCTGCCGGGCTTCGGAGAGCAGCGCGCTCGCCCGCTGGCGCAGCGCCCCGCCGGCGCTGGTGAGCGCCAGCGGCCGGGTGCGGTCGAACAGCGTGACGCCGGTGCGCCGCTCGAGATCGGCGATGGCCTGCGACACCGCCGGCTGGGTGAGGCCGAGCCGGCGCGCCGCCAGCGCCATGGTTCCCGCCTCACAGACGGCGAGGAAGATGTCGAGGGAGCGCAGGTCAAAGGGGAACGGATCGGGCATTGCTTTCTGAAGTGACCTCATCCTGAGGCGCCGCGCAGCGGCCTCGAAGGATGCCCGCCCCGATGGCCGTCTCCTGCTTCAACATCCTTCGAGGCCTGGCTGAAGCCGGGCACCTCAGGATGAGGGCGATACTATAAGCAAAATTTATATTACCGCTGGTTCCAAGGTCAATTATAGCTCGGCGCCTGGCCTGTTCCGGACCCCTCATGCGCTATTCCTTCCTCAGCATCATCGCCAACGGTCTCTCCGGCCAGAAGGGCTGGAAGCCGGCATGGCGCGACGCGGTGCCGAAGCCCGCCTATGACGTCGTCATCATCGGCGGCGGCGGGCACGGGCTGGCAACGGCCTATTACCTCGCCAAGGTGCACGGCATCCGCAATGTCGCGGTGATCGAGAAGGGGTACATCGGCTCCGGCAATGCCGGGCGGAACACCACCATCATCCGCTCCAATTATCTGCTGCCCGGCAACGAGCCGTTCTACGAATGGTCGATGAAGCTCTGGGAGGGGCTGGAGCAGGAGCTGAACTACAACGCCATGGTCAGCCAGCGCGGCGTGCTGAACCTGTATCATTCCGACGCCCAGCGCGACGCCTATGCGCGGCGTGGCAATGCAATGCGGCTCACCGGCGTCGATGCCGAACTGCTTGATGCCGAGGGCGTACTGGCGATGTACCCGTTCCTCGATTTCGCCAACGCCCGCTTCCCGATCCAGGGCGGGCTCCTGCAGCGCCGCGGCGGCACGGCGCGGCACGATGCCGTGGTGTGGGGCTATGCGCGCGGCGCCGACCGGCTTGGCGTCGACATCATTCAGAATTGCGAGGTCACCGGCTTCATCCGCGAGGGCGAGCGGATCATCGGCGTCGAGACCACGCGCGGCGCGATCCGCGCCGGCAAGGTCGGGATGGCGGTGGCGGGGAACACCTCGCGCGTCGCCGCCATGGCGGGCCTGCGCCTGCCGATCGAGAGCCATGTGCTGCAGGCCTTCGTCTCCGAAGGGCTGAAGCCGCTGATCGACGGCGTCGTCACCTTCGGCGCCGGGCATTTCTATATCAGCCAGTCCGACAAGGGCGGGCTGGTCTTCGGCGGCGATATCGACGGCTACAATTCCTACGCCCAGCGCGGCAATCTGCCGGTGATCGAGGATGTCTGCGAGGGCGGCATGGCCTTGATGCCGCGCATAGGCCGGCTGCGGCTGCTGCGCCACTGGGGCGGCATCATGGACATGTCGATGGACGGCTCGCCGATCATCGACGCGACGCCGCTGCCCGGGCTCTTTCTCAATGCCGGCTGGTGCTATGGCGGCTTCAAGGCGACACCGGCCTCCGGCTGGAGCTTCGCGCATCTGCTGGCGCGCGGCGAGCCGCACCAAGTCGGCGCCGCCTTCCGGCTCGACCGCTTCCGCACCGGGCACCTGATCGACGAAAAGGGAGTCGGCGCGCAGCCGAACCTGCACTGATGACGGTTGGCGTACTCCCCCTCACCCCACCCCTCTCCCCGTCGGGGAGAGGGCGCTGGTCGCGCTTCCTGACTTCCCCCTCTCCCCGTGGGGCAGAGGGTTTGGGTGAGGGGCATCTGGCGCGACCGGAGTTTGCCTGATGCGCATTCCCTGTCCCTATTGCGGCGAGCGCGATGCGCATGAGTTCGCCTATCTCGGCGATGCGACGGTGATGCGGCCTGATCCGGCGGCGCCCGACGCTGAGGCGCGCTTCCACGACTATGTCTATCTGCGCGACAATCCGGCCGGCGCGCATGCGGAGTGGTGGTACCACGCCTCCGGCTGCCGCCAGTGGGTGAAAGTCGCCCGCGACACCCGCACTCATGCCATTGCCGGCGCGGATCTCGCGAGGCCGGCGCCATGAGCCGTCTCGCCAAGCGCGCGCTGGTCGACCGTTCGCGCACGATTGGCTTCAGCTTCGACGGCAAGGCCTATCGTGGCCATCCCGGCGACACGCTGGCCTCGGCGCTGCTGGCGAATGATGTGCGCCTCGTCGGGCGCTCGTTCAAATATCACCGTCCACGCGGCATCCTCACGGCCGGCTCGGAGGAGCCGAACGCGCTGGTCGAATTGCGCAGCGGCGCACACCGCGAGCCGAATACGCGGGCGACCACGGTCGAGCTTTATGAGGGGCTGGATGCCGCCAGCCAGAACCGCTGGCCCTCGCTCGCCTTCGATGTACTGTCGCTGAACGGGCTGATCGCGCCGTTCCTCGGTGCCGGCTTCTACTACAAGACCTTCATGTGGCCGGCGAGCTTCTGGGAGAAGCACTACGAGCCCTTCATCCGCCGCGCCGCCGGGCTCGGCGGCGGCGCCGAAGAGGCCGATCCGGACCATTACGAGAAGGCCAACGCCTTCTGCGACGTACTGGTGATCGGCGCCGGGCCGGCCGGGCTGATGGCGGCGCTCACCGCTGCGCGCGCGGGCGCTCGGGTGATCCTTGCCGACGAGGATTTCCTGCCCGGCGGCCGGCTCAACGCCGAGGCGCGCGAGGTCGGCGGCGAGGCGGGTTGGGGTTTCGCCGCGCGGATCACGGCCGAGCTGGCCTCGATGCCGAACGTGCGGCTGATGACGCGCACCACCGTGTTCGGCGTCTATGATGGCGGCATTTATGGCGCACTGGAGCGCGTCGCGGACCATGTTGCCGAGCCGGCGCCGTACCAGCCGCGCCAGCGGCTGTGGCGCATCCATGCCAGGCGCGCCGTGCTGGCGGCCGGCGCTACCGAGCGCAGCATCGTGTTCCGCGGCAATGACCGGCCCGGCGTGATGATGGCCGGCGCGGTGCAGGCCTATGCCAACCGCTTCGGCGTCGGCACCGCGCGGCGGCTCGCGGTGTTCGCGAACAACGACACGGCATGGCGTGCCGCCTTCGATGCGGCCGCCGCCGGCATCGAGGTCGCCGCGATCATCGATGTGCGCGAC harbors:
- a CDS encoding LysR family transcriptional regulator, with product MPDPFPFDLRSLDIFLAVCEAGTMALAARRLGLTQPAVSQAIADLERRTGVTLFDRTRPLALTSAGGALRQRASALLSEARQIAPLLRETGSSLLPLLRVGLVDSLSRALMAPLAGRLGTMADQVSILSGLTASHVSALLTRQLDLLVGAGDLDDIEGLERWPLLTEPYVLLMPADLPPPSRATDLEAQAASTPLVRFSARSVTGMEVERHLRRLRLDLPRRLEFDTPYGVTASVASGAGFAITTPLCIIEAAVPLDGLACRPLPGPGVARHLTLIARRNELGRLPREIAGFCREWLAGLKGEVVGLGDWLEAGFQVETSPT
- a CDS encoding sarcosine oxidase subunit beta family protein; the encoded protein is MRYSFLSIIANGLSGQKGWKPAWRDAVPKPAYDVVIIGGGGHGLATAYYLAKVHGIRNVAVIEKGYIGSGNAGRNTTIIRSNYLLPGNEPFYEWSMKLWEGLEQELNYNAMVSQRGVLNLYHSDAQRDAYARRGNAMRLTGVDAELLDAEGVLAMYPFLDFANARFPIQGGLLQRRGGTARHDAVVWGYARGADRLGVDIIQNCEVTGFIREGERIIGVETTRGAIRAGKVGMAVAGNTSRVAAMAGLRLPIESHVLQAFVSEGLKPLIDGVVTFGAGHFYISQSDKGGLVFGGDIDGYNSYAQRGNLPVIEDVCEGGMALMPRIGRLRLLRHWGGIMDMSMDGSPIIDATPLPGLFLNAGWCYGGFKATPASGWSFAHLLARGEPHQVGAAFRLDRFRTGHLIDEKGVGAQPNLH
- a CDS encoding beta-ketoacyl-[acyl-carrier-protein] synthase family protein gives rise to the protein MTRRVAITGLGALSALGANVADHLAGLKAGTVGIGPARHVNAEGLKTKVYAEVHDFQPEAHFDGRQLGLMDRAAQLAVVTAREALKDAGPALEGVPLEKAGAIFSAAIGYNTMEEGYQKLYLQNALRPHPFTVPRAMPNGPVANVTMDLGIHGPAFAIASACSSGAHSIGVAFQMVRSGMLDVAVAGGSEAPLTFGMMKSWEALRVLSSEGCRPFSRDRSGLVLGEGAASVVLEDYERAVARGATIHAELTGFGMSADGLDMTAPDATSAARAMQFALKDAGLAPGDVDYVNAHGTATPLNDRTETIALRTVFGDHLAKLPVSSTKSMYGHCMSAAGALDLVATVLALREGFLPPTMGYREPDPECDIDCVPNAMREAPIRNAISNAFAFGGLNAVLAVRRA
- a CDS encoding GH1 family beta-glucosidase, yielding MIRRRDFLAATAAVAALPLLPRGAFAAGEQMPVLPKDFLIGASTSAYQIEGAVNVDGRGASIWDVFCRQPGRIADGTNGDVACDHYHRFSEDVDLLANGGLAAYRFSIAWPRVMPEGTGAVNAAGLDFYDRLVDRLLAKGVEPWACLYHWDLPQALDAAGGWHNRDIALWFADYARATTARLGDRVKHWAMLNEPSVHAIFGHAYGNHAPGRTGWQSFIKAQHHQNLAQGTAIRALRAERSGLDLGTVLSLQPVHPASERREDAEAATRFDAAWNGANLDPLFHGRYPDVLGADFEPVVRAEDWANIQQKIDFLGVNYYGRAHIVADPNNVLAGAGFGPLPPNMPTTAMGWPVEPDGMVEILGRLRDQYGNPPVYITENGACYDDPAPAGGTVADAPRVEFLRQHLLAAERAIKEGCALKGYFAWSLLDNFEWAEGLRRRFGIVHVDFATGTRTPKASYAFLSSVAKG
- a CDS encoding acyl carrier protein; this encodes MQSDDPRVIEIIDFIADEAGVDKTLFTAETPVADLGISSLDLIETIFKLESRFGIEIPNDGPLNGNGVTVGTLVEHVAELLNAQQPRTA
- a CDS encoding sarcosine oxidase subunit delta; this encodes MRIPCPYCGERDAHEFAYLGDATVMRPDPAAPDAEARFHDYVYLRDNPAGAHAEWWYHASGCRQWVKVARDTRTHAIAGADLARPAP